The genome window ATATGTGCAAAGTTACATTTAGCAATGTTATTCcttagtagcaaaaaaaaaaaaaaaagaaaaaaagctacacTGAATGTATAGAGAATGTTTGATTAAAATTCTGATGCATCTACACAAGGGAATAATATATAGCTATTAACCAGAATAAGTCAGCAGTTGATCTTGgatttgatttttattaataaaaattttttaatatgtgcTTATATATGCATCATAGAGACAAGGCGGGAAATTGCTTGCTAACTTTATTTCTTTCTGCAGAAGATGTTTGAAGGGATTGGAACAATAAtgagtttttaattcatttagctCATGACTCTTGTTCAACTTCTTATGATAAGCGTATATTACTTTTGTAAATTTCTCCAAATTACTTTCACCATTTAAACAATtttacacagttttaaaaaagtaaagtgtAGCATGTATATGTGTAAAATATAACCTTTGAATTGCTTTtctgaaatacaaaagaaaaggaaactctcttTCCTTGTAATCTAACTTATAAGCAGACAATCCACATGGAAACTGAAGTATATCAAACATCACATGGTTCTTAATTCTGATTACACTTTATTGCACTCAGCCTATTAAGTGCTTAAATTACCAGATAACAGAATCTATGTTCCTAATAGTGGAAAGTGTATTAATGGCATTTTTACTCCTTATTGTAGCCCAGTTCCAACAATCACATGGATGAAGGTTAATGGTTATATTCCTAGTAAGTCACGTCTGCGTAAATCTCAGGCAGTACTGGAAATACCCAACGTGCAGCTGGACGATGCAGGCATATATGAGTGCAGAGCTGAAAACTCACGTGGAAAAAATACCTTTCGTGGACAGTTGCAAGTATACAGTAAGTGTTCTCAGCAAAGTTTGATGCCCTGGTCCCAAGAGTCAAACTGAAAATGCAATTTGAACTAAACATTGTTAGATACATATACCATGCTTCTTTTGTATGGTAAATCATTGAGTAAAATTACCCTACCCACAGAAatgctttaaattaaaaataaatgaggaattGTCAGGTTCTTTTTATAGCATAAGtaattgctaaccttaaaaatattttcctagcaCTAAAGCTGTCATCTGAAGTTGCAAATCTTGTAATAGTTATTAACTTATTCTTGCCCTTGGCCTGAATCAGGAGTCACAATTTATTGCCCATGAACCAAATCCTACtagctgtcttttcttttttttgtaaataaaatatttttgaaacacaATGACACCCATTTGTTTGCATAATGCCTGCATCAGCTTTAAGCACTGCTAAGGTAGAATTAAGCTGTTGAGAGACAGATCAACTGACATCAAAAGTGTCAAATATGTTCTATCTCATCTTTTACACAAAAACTTTGCTGGCCCTACACTAAATTATTGTATCTGTATGATAAATAACCTTCATGGCTtacaaatgtttatattttccaaaactttCAGAGACAACCGGGTTGTGTGTAAGAATTGGGAAAATCTACTTCCAAAATATATACAATCTCATCTTCTATAAATAGCAAATTATACTTTTCATATTTGCTTTTataatgcatattatatataaaaggtAAGTGATACTATTcttattttccagatgaggacacTAAAACTGAGGGAAACTGTAACACAGAGCACTGATACAAGAAAATACAGATCCTTACAATGTGAAATTAAACAAATTGCATATGAAGCTGACTCTGCTAGAAACTATAACTGTCACTGTATTCAAGATCAGTTCATCTAAAGTTATTCACAGGGAGGctgcaaaatattttgaaatactaaaatattatttcaacctgttttgcttttattatttgtaataaagAAAAAACCTCCTTTAAAAGTTCAGCACTCCAACCAGATTTCCTATGCCATGCACATTCTGCTCACTCACTCATTGATTCAGCTAATGTTTATTAAATGCTATTACTGCACTATACGCTAATGATAGAGATTTGAGGAAACTCTTGATTGACCGAATAAGATGGAAAGCAAACCCCGCAGAGGGCAGAGCATGCTATCTGCTGTGATAAAAGCCTACGGGAGCAGAGTCCACTACTTTCTACCAGAGTGATTCAAGGAAAGCATTCCAGAGAATTTGTACCTTAAAGGTTTTCCCATCTACCAGTGGCCTGGAAGCCAGCTGGATCAGGACCCAGCCCCTACCATCAGTGGGCTGGTACCAGCCCCAGAACTCCCAGGATATAGCCAACTAGCTCAGGACACAGTCCCAGCAACCAGTGGGTCAGTGCCAGTCCTTTGCTACCGGGCCATGCAGCCAGTCGCCCAGTCCCACTTACCTCAAGCCACTGCATGAGGCAGGGTCTGGCAGCAAATGAGGCAGACATAAGTGAAATAGAGACTAAGAACAATAAACaagatcaatgaaaccaagagcTCGTACTTTGAAATAAgtaaaactgataaacctttagctagattcatcaagaaaaagagagagggcccatgtaaataaaatcaaagctgaaagaagagaagtcagCCAATACCACAGAAAGACAAAGGATCATAGGAGATTActacaattatatgccaataaaacggacaacatagaaaaaaagaataaatgtctgGAAATGTACAATTTCCCAAGAAAcaatcaggaaaaaatagaaaatatgaaaagatcaattaccagtaatgaaattaaatcagtagttaaataaaataaaacaaaaactcccagcaaacaaaagtctagTACCAGATGGCCTCACAGGTGGTAAAGTct of Capra hircus breed San Clemente unplaced genomic scaffold, ASM170441v1, whole genome shotgun sequence contains these proteins:
- the LOC108635129 gene encoding contactin-5-like, with translation PVPTITWMKVNGYIPSKSRLRKSQAVLEIPNVQLDDAGIYECRAENSRGKNTFRGQLQVYTYPHWVEKLNDTQLDSGSHLRWECKATGKPRPTYRWLKNGAPLLLQ